The Chryseobacterium indicum genome contains a region encoding:
- the thiH gene encoding 2-iminoacetate synthase ThiH codes for MKSFKDFFEKYKWDEVKTKLEKVTLTDVEKSLQKKNKTIEDFLNLLSPVASQKLEVMAKMTQQLTQKRFGKTIQLYAPLYLSNECQNICTYCGFSLDNSIKRKTLSDAEILIEASVLKSMGVNHVLLVSGEANKTVGIDYFLNAIQLLKPHFANISIEVQPLSEEEYRQLHKAGVHAVLVYQETYHHEVYKEYHPKGKKSNFEFRLETPDRIGKAGIHKIGLGVLLGLEDWRIDSFFNALHIDYLQKQYWKSRYSVSFPRLRPAEGIIEPNFIMSDRDLLQLICAYRIWNEDLEISISTRENEKFRNNIISLGATSMSAASKTNPGGYAVDKESLEQFETSDERSMEEIKNIIKKSGYDPVMKDWDVVYSGI; via the coding sequence ATGAAGAGTTTTAAAGATTTTTTTGAAAAATACAAATGGGATGAGGTAAAAACGAAACTTGAAAAAGTAACGTTAACCGATGTTGAAAAAAGTCTTCAGAAAAAAAATAAAACCATCGAAGATTTTTTGAATTTACTATCGCCTGTTGCTTCTCAAAAACTGGAAGTGATGGCAAAAATGACTCAACAGCTTACCCAAAAGCGTTTCGGGAAAACCATTCAGTTGTATGCGCCGTTGTATCTTAGCAATGAATGTCAGAATATCTGTACTTACTGCGGTTTCAGTCTGGATAATTCCATTAAAAGAAAAACACTTTCTGACGCCGAAATTCTGATTGAAGCCTCCGTTTTAAAATCAATGGGTGTGAACCATGTTTTGCTGGTAAGCGGTGAAGCCAATAAAACGGTCGGAATTGATTATTTTCTGAATGCCATTCAGCTTTTAAAGCCTCATTTTGCGAATATCTCGATTGAAGTTCAGCCTTTATCTGAAGAAGAATACCGACAGCTTCACAAAGCGGGAGTACATGCGGTTTTGGTTTATCAGGAAACCTATCATCATGAAGTGTACAAAGAATACCATCCGAAAGGAAAAAAGTCGAATTTCGAATTTCGTCTGGAAACGCCCGACAGAATTGGAAAAGCCGGAATTCATAAAATAGGACTCGGCGTTTTATTAGGACTTGAAGATTGGCGCATAGACAGTTTTTTCAACGCCTTACACATCGATTATCTTCAGAAGCAATACTGGAAAAGCAGATATTCAGTTTCATTTCCGCGCCTAAGACCTGCGGAAGGAATTATTGAACCGAATTTCATTATGTCCGACAGAGATTTATTACAGCTCATCTGCGCTTACCGGATCTGGAATGAAGATTTGGAGATTTCTATTTCCACAAGGGAAAACGAAAAATTCAGAAATAATATTATTTCATTGGGCGCAACATCGATGAGTGCTGCTTCCAAGACCAATCCGGGAGGTTATGCGGTGGATAAAGAGTCGTTGGAACAATTCGAAACCAGCGATGAAAGAAGCATGGAAGAAATTAAAAATATAATTAAAAAATCAGGCTACGATCCTGTAATGAAAGACTGGGATGTGGTTTATAGCGGAATTTAA
- a CDS encoding thiazole synthase, whose amino-acid sequence MKNQPLKIADRVFESRLFLGTGKFGSLSEMTNSIIASESELVTMALKRIDANSSEDDILSALKPTKSHLLPNTSGARTAKEAVLAAQLAREALETNWVKLEIHPDPKYLLPDPIETLYATEELAKLGFVVMPYIHADPVLCKRLEDAGTAVVMPLGAPIGTNKGLKTLDFLEIIIAQSNVPVVVDAGIGAPSDAAKAMEMGADAVLVNTAIAVAQNPVNMALAFKEGVIAGRRAFESGLGAISNHAEASSPLTAFLFD is encoded by the coding sequence ATGAAAAATCAACCTTTAAAAATAGCCGACAGAGTCTTTGAATCGAGATTATTCTTGGGAACAGGAAAATTCGGAAGCCTGTCGGAAATGACTAATTCCATCATCGCCTCAGAAAGCGAATTGGTAACCATGGCTTTGAAAAGAATCGATGCAAATTCTTCGGAAGACGATATTTTAAGCGCATTAAAACCGACAAAATCTCACCTTTTACCCAATACTTCAGGAGCAAGAACTGCCAAAGAAGCCGTGTTGGCGGCACAGTTGGCAAGAGAAGCACTGGAAACCAACTGGGTAAAACTGGAAATCCATCCCGATCCGAAATATCTGTTACCCGATCCTATTGAAACATTGTATGCAACAGAGGAACTGGCAAAATTAGGGTTTGTCGTGATGCCTTACATTCATGCAGATCCTGTTCTGTGCAAACGTCTCGAAGATGCAGGAACAGCCGTTGTCATGCCTTTAGGAGCGCCAATCGGAACCAATAAAGGACTAAAAACATTGGATTTTTTAGAAATCATTATCGCCCAAAGTAATGTTCCGGTTGTGGTGGATGCGGGAATTGGCGCACCTTCCGATGCGGCAAAAGCAATGGAAATGGGAGCGGACGCAGTTTTGGTAAATACGGCAATTGCAGTGGCACAGAATCCGGTAAATATGGCATTGGCTTTTAAAGAGGGTGTGATTGCCGGAAGAAGAGCTTTTGAATCCGGTTTAGGAGCAATTTCAAATCACGCCGAAGCATCAAGTCCGCTGACTGCCTTTTTGTTTGATTAA
- a CDS encoding thiamine phosphate synthase: protein MEKLQYISQGSKLEDQELNIRTALDYGAKWIQVRWKNTPEKDFITLSEISKKLCADYQAVCIINDHVQIAKDVDAEGVHLGLKDMSVEKARYILGENKIIGGTANTFSDILQRMVERCDYIGLGPLRFTSTKEQLSPILGFEGYHEIINSLKEKSIEIPKIFAIGGVVLEDIKQLQQIGIYGVAVSGQITSQPSVIREFRNILEFS from the coding sequence ATGGAGAAATTACAATACATCTCTCAAGGTTCAAAATTAGAAGATCAGGAGTTAAACATCCGAACAGCTCTTGATTATGGCGCAAAATGGATTCAGGTTCGCTGGAAAAATACACCCGAAAAAGATTTCATCACACTCAGTGAAATTTCAAAAAAATTATGTGCAGATTATCAGGCTGTTTGTATCATCAACGATCATGTTCAGATCGCAAAAGACGTTGATGCGGAAGGAGTTCATCTCGGACTGAAAGATATGTCAGTAGAAAAGGCGAGATACATTTTGGGAGAAAATAAAATCATCGGAGGAACAGCCAATACTTTTTCAGATATTCTTCAGAGAATGGTCGAACGCTGCGATTACATCGGATTAGGTCCGTTGAGATTTACTTCTACCAAAGAACAATTAAGTCCGATATTAGGATTTGAAGGTTATCATGAAATCATCAATAGCTTAAAAGAAAAATCTATTGAGATTCCAAAAATTTTTGCCATTGGCGGAGTGGTTTTGGAGGATATCAAACAGTTACAGCAAATCGGAATTTATGGTGTTGCTGTTTCCGGGCAGATTACCAGTCAGCCTTCCGTAATTAGAGAATTCAGAAACATTTTAGAATTCAGTTAA
- a CDS encoding hydroxymethylpyrimidine/phosphomethylpyrimidine kinase, whose product MQKERPFVMSIAGFDPSGGAGVLADIKTFEQLKVQGLAVCTAMTLQTESEFYTLQWQPIDEILSGINVLMKKYKVEAVKIGVVKDAEFLAQIIKKLKSINPEVKIVWDPVLKSTSEFSFFDLNTISDVKNVLDQIDLITPNYYEYNVLKEHHLFQPSENGCSVLIKGGHREDKIGTDILIQNGKEISIEPNNTTALFYPKHGSGCVLSSAIASHLAKGENLENACRKGKLYIEKFLTSNPNLLGFHS is encoded by the coding sequence ATGCAGAAAGAGCGTCCTTTCGTAATGAGCATTGCCGGCTTCGATCCAAGTGGCGGAGCCGGTGTATTGGCAGATATTAAAACATTTGAACAGTTAAAAGTTCAGGGATTGGCTGTCTGTACAGCAATGACTTTACAAACAGAGTCCGAATTTTATACTCTTCAATGGCAGCCAATCGATGAAATTTTATCAGGGATCAATGTTTTAATGAAAAAGTATAAAGTTGAAGCGGTGAAAATCGGAGTGGTAAAAGATGCGGAATTTTTAGCTCAGATTATAAAAAAACTTAAATCGATTAATCCTGAAGTAAAAATCGTCTGGGATCCGGTTTTAAAAAGCACATCGGAATTTTCCTTTTTTGATCTGAATACCATTTCAGATGTAAAAAATGTTTTAGACCAGATTGATTTAATTACACCCAACTATTATGAGTACAACGTTTTGAAAGAACATCATCTTTTTCAACCATCAGAAAATGGATGTTCCGTATTAATAAAAGGCGGACATCGTGAAGATAAAATCGGAACAGATATTTTAATTCAAAACGGAAAAGAGATTTCAATCGAACCCAACAATACAACCGCTCTATTTTACCCGAAACACGGTTCAGGCTGCGTACTTTCTTCCGCAATTGCAAGTCATTTAGCAAAAGGAGAAAACTTAGAAAATGCCTGCCGAAAAGGAAAACTGTATATCGAAAAATTTTTAACAAGCAATCCAAATTTACTAGGCTTTCATTCTTAA
- a CDS encoding thiamine phosphate synthase, translating to MIVVITPEELVQNETEIINALFKEGLDLLHIRKPFINSEEMKDFIPNIHSEFHHQLVLHSHHDLAERFNISRFHFREIDRQNDLFKSFADRTISTSVHDIETFNELSEDWEYAFISPVFPSISKKGHGENSNILCEIKKRNNSNVKLIALGGIHEKNINEFFNSRVDGVALLGAIWESNEPLDIFRKCRKSVLS from the coding sequence ATGATCGTTGTAATCACTCCTGAAGAACTGGTTCAGAATGAAACTGAAATCATCAATGCATTATTTAAAGAAGGATTGGATTTGCTTCACATCAGAAAACCCTTCATAAATTCGGAAGAAATGAAAGATTTTATCCCAAACATACATTCTGAATTTCATCACCAATTGGTTTTGCACAGTCATCACGATTTAGCTGAACGTTTTAATATTTCAAGATTTCATTTCAGAGAAATTGACAGACAGAATGATTTGTTTAAATCTTTCGCAGATCGAACGATTTCCACTTCTGTTCATGATATTGAAACTTTTAATGAATTATCTGAAGATTGGGAATATGCTTTTATAAGTCCGGTTTTTCCGAGTATTTCAAAAAAAGGACACGGAGAAAACTCGAATATTTTATGTGAGATTAAAAAACGGAACAATTCAAATGTAAAATTGATTGCTTTGGGAGGAATTCATGAAAAAAATATCAATGAATTTTTCAACAGCAGAGTAGACGGAGTGGCTTTGTTGGGAGCAATTTGGGAAAGTAATGAACCTTTAGATATTTTCAGAAAATGCAGAAAGAGCGTCCTTTCGTAA
- the thiC gene encoding phosphomethylpyrimidine synthase ThiC, whose amino-acid sequence MAHNITRSPFPNSKKIYVEGKIHPIHVAMREIQLSPTKLSNGKMDENPPVTIYDTSGPYTDENFEINIEKGLPRIRERWILDRNDVEILDGITSEYGKTRLADSKLDELRFSYNHKPKVAKEGKEVTQLYYAKQGIITPEMEYIAIRENQRIEQLDSVSKEMAFQHPGNSFGAKTPKNKITPEFVRDEIAAGRAIIPNNINHPESEPMIIGRNFLVKINANIGNSAVSSSIEEEVEKAVWACRWGADTIMDLSTGKNIHETREWIIRNSPVPIGTVPIYQALEKVKGVAEDLTWEIFKDTLIEQAEQGVSYFTIHAGVLLRYIHLTAKRVTGIVSRGGSIMAKWCLFHHKENFLYTHFEEICEIMKKYDVAFSLGDGLRPGSIADANDEAQFAELETLGELTKIAWKHNVQVMIEGPGHVPMHMIKENMEKQLEVCDEAPFYTLGPLTTDIAPGYDHITSGIGAAMIGWFGCAMLCYVTPKEHLGLPNKEDVKVGVITYKLAAHAADLAKGHPGAQYRDNALSKARFEFRWEDQFNLSLDPETARSYHDETLPADGAKVAHFCSMCGPKFCSMKITQEIRESAEQGMLDKSQEFIEKGKEIYI is encoded by the coding sequence ATGGCTCATAACATCACACGTTCACCGTTTCCGAACTCAAAAAAAATCTATGTTGAAGGGAAAATTCACCCGATCCATGTAGCGATGCGCGAAATACAGCTCAGTCCGACAAAACTCAGCAACGGAAAAATGGATGAAAATCCTCCTGTTACCATTTACGATACATCAGGACCTTATACCGACGAAAATTTTGAGATCAATATAGAAAAAGGACTCCCAAGAATCCGCGAACGGTGGATTTTAGACAGAAATGATGTAGAAATTCTCGACGGAATTACTTCAGAATATGGAAAAACCCGCCTTGCAGATTCAAAATTGGACGAACTGCGCTTTTCATATAATCATAAACCTAAAGTAGCCAAAGAAGGAAAAGAAGTCACCCAGTTGTATTACGCAAAACAGGGCATCATCACTCCCGAAATGGAATATATTGCCATCAGGGAAAATCAAAGAATTGAGCAATTGGATTCCGTTTCAAAAGAAATGGCTTTCCAGCATCCGGGAAACAGTTTTGGTGCCAAAACGCCGAAAAATAAAATCACGCCTGAATTCGTAAGAGACGAAATCGCAGCCGGAAGAGCAATCATTCCCAACAACATCAATCACCCCGAAAGCGAGCCGATGATTATCGGGCGGAATTTTTTAGTTAAAATTAATGCCAACATCGGAAACAGTGCCGTTTCATCAAGCATTGAAGAAGAAGTTGAAAAAGCAGTCTGGGCTTGTCGATGGGGCGCAGACACCATTATGGACTTATCAACCGGAAAAAACATCCACGAAACCAGAGAGTGGATCATCAGAAACAGTCCGGTTCCCATTGGTACCGTTCCGATTTATCAGGCATTGGAAAAAGTAAAAGGCGTTGCAGAAGATTTAACGTGGGAAATTTTTAAAGATACCTTGATTGAACAGGCAGAACAGGGGGTTTCTTACTTCACGATCCACGCCGGAGTTTTACTGAGATATATCCATTTAACAGCAAAACGGGTGACAGGAATTGTTTCCAGAGGGGGTTCAATTATGGCGAAATGGTGCCTTTTTCATCACAAAGAAAACTTCTTGTACACACATTTCGAGGAAATCTGCGAAATCATGAAAAAATATGACGTTGCCTTTTCTTTGGGTGATGGTCTTCGTCCGGGTTCAATTGCCGATGCCAATGACGAAGCGCAGTTTGCAGAGCTTGAAACTTTAGGCGAATTAACGAAAATCGCATGGAAACACAATGTTCAGGTGATGATCGAAGGACCCGGTCACGTTCCGATGCATATGATTAAAGAAAATATGGAGAAGCAATTGGAAGTTTGTGATGAAGCTCCGTTTTACACTTTGGGACCTTTAACAACAGATATTGCACCGGGTTACGACCACATCACTTCAGGAATCGGAGCGGCAATGATCGGTTGGTTTGGTTGTGCCATGTTGTGTTACGTTACGCCGAAAGAACATTTGGGACTTCCGAACAAAGAAGATGTAAAAGTGGGAGTGATTACATATAAATTGGCGGCTCATGCTGCAGATTTGGCAAAAGGACATCCCGGAGCGCAATACAGAGACAATGCGTTGAGTAAAGCGAGATTCGAATTCAGATGGGAAGATCAGTTCAATCTTTCTTTAGATCCGGAAACGGCGAGATCTTATCACGATGAAACACTTCCGGCAGACGGAGCAAAAGTAGCCCATTTCTGTTCTATGTGCGGACCTAAATTCTGTTCCATGAAAATTACCCAGGAAATCAGGGAATCTGCCGAACAGGGAATGCTGGATAAGTCGCAGGAATTCATCGAAAAAGGAAAGGAAATTTATATATGA
- the thiS gene encoding sulfur carrier protein ThiS, whose product MELTINHTTKKFEKLPENLEALIAMEVPEKKKGIAVALNNRIIPQSFWAETFLNDKDSVLIITATQGG is encoded by the coding sequence ATGGAGCTCACAATCAATCACACGACAAAAAAGTTCGAAAAACTTCCCGAAAATCTGGAAGCACTTATTGCTATGGAAGTACCTGAAAAGAAAAAAGGAATTGCTGTAGCACTCAACAACCGTATTATTCCGCAGTCATTCTGGGCAGAAACATTCCTCAACGATAAAGATTCAGTTTTAATTATCACAGCCACTCAGGGTGGTTAA
- a CDS encoding glycoside hydrolase family 19 protein has protein sequence MLNFLAQVGHESGGLFYTEELASGSAYEGRADLGNTQKGDGVKFKGRGLIQITGRANYKAVSLALGTDFVTNPTLLGGKNVTKCNAAQLKNAAESAGWFWNTRNLNALADQIDITKSIDTGNNLVAFKKITKAINGGYNGLPDRLNRYKAGLSYFL, from the coding sequence ATGCTTAACTTTCTTGCACAGGTCGGTCACGAAAGTGGCGGATTGTTTTATACTGAAGAACTCGCGAGTGGAAGCGCTTATGAAGGGAGGGCAGATTTAGGAAATACACAGAAAGGAGATGGCGTAAAATTTAAAGGAAGAGGGCTTATTCAGATTACAGGAAGAGCAAATTACAAAGCCGTTTCACTGGCTTTAGGAACTGATTTTGTGACAAATCCTACGCTCTTGGGAGGTAAAAATGTTACGAAATGCAATGCTGCTCAGCTCAAAAATGCAGCGGAAAGCGCGGGCTGGTTCTGGAACACCCGAAACCTGAATGCTTTGGCAGATCAGATTGATATTACCAAAAGTATTGATACAGGAAATAATCTTGTTGCTTTTAAAAAGATCACAAAAGCCATTAATGGAGGATACAATGGCTTGCCGGACAGACTGAACCGTTACAAAGCAGGATTAAGTTATTTTCTTTAA
- a CDS encoding RluA family pseudouridine synthase, translating into MEEQIVYEDNHLLVINKKVGQLVQGDKTGDDSLLELIKDFIKKRDDKPGNVFLGLVHRIDRPTSGLVIYAKTSKALSRLTQMVKNREVKKTYWAVVAKEMIPKTQRLVHYLKKNEKNNKAIVFPKATEGAKEAILTYNVIKTLDNYLLLEIDLETGRHHQIRAQLSKTGVPIKGDLKYGSPRSNPDGGINLHARKLEFIHPVTKENIQIIAQVPQNDAVWRACEE; encoded by the coding sequence ATGGAGGAACAGATTGTTTATGAAGACAACCATCTTCTCGTAATCAATAAAAAAGTCGGACAGCTTGTACAGGGAGACAAAACCGGCGATGATTCTTTATTGGAATTAATCAAAGATTTTATAAAAAAAAGAGATGACAAACCGGGAAATGTGTTCCTTGGTTTGGTGCATCGTATTGACAGACCCACTTCAGGTCTTGTGATTTATGCTAAAACTTCCAAAGCACTTTCCCGTCTCACGCAGATGGTGAAAAACCGTGAAGTGAAAAAAACATATTGGGCAGTTGTCGCGAAAGAGATGATTCCTAAAACCCAAAGACTGGTTCATTATTTAAAGAAAAACGAAAAAAATAACAAAGCCATTGTTTTTCCAAAAGCAACCGAAGGCGCAAAAGAAGCCATTCTTACGTACAATGTCATCAAAACTTTGGATAATTATCTTTTATTAGAAATTGATCTTGAAACCGGAAGACATCATCAGATCAGAGCACAGTTGTCAAAAACAGGAGTTCCCATTAAAGGCGATCTGAAATACGGTTCGCCGCGTTCCAATCCCGATGGCGGAATTAATCTTCACGCCAGAAAACTGGAATTCATCCATCCTGTTACCAAAGAAAATATTCAGATTATTGCTCAGGTTCCTCAAAATGATGCCGTTTGGAGAGCTTGCGAAGAGTAA
- the panB gene encoding 3-methyl-2-oxobutanoate hydroxymethyltransferase, which translates to MSVHSEIKKVTTETLRKMKFDKEKITMLTAYDYTTAKMVDAGGIDAVLIGDSAANVMAGFETTLPITLDQMIYHSQSVVRGTDRALVVADLPFGTYQSNPEKALESAVRMMKEGGAHAVKIEGGKEISKSIKKIINAGIPVMGHLGLTPQSIYKFGTYKVRAKEEAEAEKLIADAQLLEELGCFAVVLEKIPADLAKKVTESISIPTIGIGAGAHCDGQVLVYHDMVGMNKGFSPKFLRRYLDLYTEITGAVAQYVKDVKTQEFPNQNESY; encoded by the coding sequence ATGTCTGTTCATTCTGAAATTAAAAAAGTTACAACTGAAACCTTGCGTAAAATGAAATTCGACAAGGAAAAAATAACGATGCTTACGGCATACGATTATACCACTGCGAAAATGGTGGATGCGGGAGGAATTGATGCGGTTTTGATCGGAGATTCTGCGGCAAACGTAATGGCGGGTTTTGAAACCACATTGCCAATTACTCTGGATCAGATGATTTACCATTCTCAAAGTGTAGTCAGAGGAACCGACAGAGCTTTGGTGGTTGCCGATTTACCTTTCGGAACGTATCAGAGTAATCCAGAAAAAGCTTTGGAATCTGCTGTAAGAATGATGAAAGAAGGCGGAGCTCATGCGGTGAAAATTGAAGGCGGAAAAGAAATTTCAAAATCAATTAAAAAAATTATCAATGCAGGAATTCCTGTAATGGGACATTTGGGATTAACACCACAATCGATCTACAAATTCGGAACATATAAAGTAAGAGCCAAAGAAGAAGCAGAAGCAGAAAAATTAATTGCAGATGCACAGCTTTTAGAAGAATTGGGGTGTTTTGCTGTGGTTTTGGAAAAAATACCGGCAGATTTAGCTAAAAAAGTAACGGAATCTATTTCTATTCCAACCATCGGAATCGGAGCCGGTGCGCATTGCGACGGACAGGTTTTGGTGTATCATGATATGGTGGGAATGAACAAAGGATTCAGCCCGAAATTTTTAAGAAGATATCTGGATTTGTATACAGAAATCACCGGAGCCGTTGCGCAATACGTGAAAGATGTGAAAACTCAGGAATTTCCTAACCAAAACGAAAGCTATTAA